Proteins encoded by one window of Candidatus Bathyarchaeota archaeon:
- a CDS encoding acetate--CoA ligase family protein, whose protein sequence is MVLEAFFKPRSIAVIGASREPTKVGHKVFKNLLDSGFPGDVFPINPQADQILGVKCYPDVNSVPSEVDLAVIAVPAKIVPIVAEQCGQKGVRGITVLSAGFSETGKEGAMLERNLVDICRRYGMRLQGPNCLGIINVRGRMNASFAAANPLPGRIAFVSQSGALGSAILNLAIQKDIGFTSFVSLGNEADLTAADFLEELANDNETNVIGLYIEGIKDGERFINVAKEATKRKPVVALKAGTTEVGIRAVSSHTGSLAGSDTAFTEVFRKTSIIRVNTLEELFNVVIAFGEQPLPKGKRTLIITNGGGPGILAADMCERIGLELPLLEYDIREELRKSLPPHASLNNPIDILGDADETRYKVALEAGLKSEVIDGIIVILTPQAMTPCERVSEVLSEIRKKSSKPILASFMGLDDDSIAIKTLQKSGVPNYSFPESAAYALKRMCDYVSALKRQENNIPVFNDVDDEKIKEIITKVKSSDRLSLTVDEAFEVAEAYRIPIPKGAIARNRTEAVDIANSIGYPVAMKIVSPEILHKTDVGGVILNVNSSFEVDRHFDELLRRASQLIPQAKISGILIQEMVQQGKEVIVGAIRDRQFGPLIMFGLGGIYVNFLRDVSYRLCPITRSEAKEMIEETKAYTLLRGVRGESPSDIDSLIEVILKVSQIMYRFPEIVEMEINPLFVYREGEGCTAIDIRATIKK, encoded by the coding sequence CTGATGTAAATTCTGTTCCATCAGAGGTGGACTTGGCGGTGATCGCCGTCCCAGCAAAGATAGTGCCAATAGTTGCTGAGCAATGCGGACAAAAAGGTGTGAGGGGAATTACCGTCTTATCTGCTGGTTTTAGCGAAACCGGAAAAGAAGGCGCCATGCTTGAAAGGAACCTTGTCGACATTTGTCGAAGATATGGGATGCGACTGCAAGGACCAAACTGCCTTGGAATAATCAACGTTAGGGGGCGAATGAACGCGTCATTCGCGGCTGCCAATCCACTACCTGGAAGAATAGCCTTCGTATCGCAGAGCGGCGCTCTTGGAAGCGCCATTCTTAATCTCGCCATCCAGAAGGACATAGGTTTCACAAGTTTCGTCAGCCTCGGCAATGAAGCGGACTTAACCGCTGCAGATTTTCTCGAGGAACTGGCAAATGATAATGAGACCAATGTGATCGGGCTCTATATTGAGGGAATAAAGGACGGGGAGCGCTTCATAAATGTTGCGAAAGAGGCAACTAAAAGGAAACCAGTAGTCGCATTAAAGGCGGGAACAACTGAGGTTGGAATCAGGGCGGTCTCATCCCACACTGGATCTCTCGCTGGCTCTGACACAGCCTTCACAGAGGTATTCAGAAAGACATCTATTATCAGGGTGAATACCTTAGAGGAACTATTCAATGTGGTCATAGCATTTGGCGAACAGCCTCTCCCAAAGGGGAAAAGAACGCTCATCATAACTAACGGCGGTGGCCCCGGAATTCTGGCCGCAGATATGTGCGAACGGATTGGACTTGAGTTACCTCTGCTAGAGTATGATATTCGAGAGGAGCTGAGAAAATCGCTTCCTCCGCATGCAAGTTTGAATAATCCAATCGATATTCTTGGAGACGCTGATGAGACTAGATACAAAGTTGCTCTCGAGGCCGGTTTGAAAAGCGAGGTGATCGATGGAATAATCGTAATACTGACGCCTCAAGCAATGACTCCATGCGAAAGAGTATCTGAGGTTTTGTCTGAGATACGTAAAAAATCAAGTAAGCCGATACTCGCCTCTTTCATGGGCCTCGATGACGACTCTATAGCGATAAAAACTCTGCAGAAGAGTGGGGTGCCAAATTATAGTTTTCCCGAATCCGCGGCCTACGCGCTAAAGAGAATGTGTGATTATGTATCAGCCCTTAAACGACAAGAGAATAATATTCCCGTTTTTAACGATGTGGATGACGAGAAGATTAAAGAGATAATTACGAAGGTCAAAAGTAGCGATAGACTGAGTCTCACAGTCGATGAGGCCTTCGAGGTTGCTGAGGCTTACCGAATTCCCATACCTAAGGGCGCTATAGCAAGAAATAGAACAGAGGCGGTCGATATAGCCAATTCTATCGGATACCCGGTTGCGATGAAAATTGTTTCTCCAGAAATACTGCATAAAACTGACGTAGGCGGTGTTATCCTAAATGTTAACTCAAGCTTTGAGGTAGATAGACACTTTGATGAACTGTTGAGAAGGGCGAGTCAACTCATTCCTCAAGCAAAAATATCGGGTATACTGATTCAAGAAATGGTGCAGCAGGGAAAAGAGGTTATTGTAGGCGCAATCAGGGACCGACAGTTCGGTCCATTAATAATGTTTGGACTCGGCGGGATATATGTAAACTTCCTTAGAGATGTTTCCTATAGATTATGCCCCATAACTAGGTCGGAGGCAAAAGAGATGATTGAAGAGACCAAGGCATATACGCTGCTGAGAGGTGTAAGAGGAGAGTCACCCTCAGATATTGATTCCCTGATAGAGGTTATCTTGAAAGTCTCACAGATTATGTATAGATTTCCAGAGATAGTTGAAATGGAGATAAACCCGCTCTTTGTTTATCGGGAGGGAGAAGGCTGCACTGCAATTGACATCCGAGCGACGATTAAAAAGTAA
- a CDS encoding GtrA family protein yields the protein MMSRISRFIRFHFKRASKSAIVGAEGAVVQMIVTYVLTEFFGIWYLISVSIGILIAFAHNYFLNYYWAFRDVIRRDQ from the coding sequence ATGATGAGTAGAATTAGCAGGTTTATCAGGTTTCATTTTAAGCGTGCTTCTAAGTCTGCTATTGTCGGAGCTGAAGGAGCCGTCGTTCAAATGATCGTGACATATGTCTTGACAGAGTTTTTTGGAATATGGTATCTCATCTCTGTATCTATTGGAATTCTAATTGCCTTTGCACATAACTATTTTCTTAACTATTACTGGGCATTTAGAGATGTGATAAGAAGAGATCAGTAG